The segment GAAGCAAAAGAAATATTTGCACCAATCAATGGAACGATCACTAGTATATTTCCAACGAAACATGCACTGGGGATCGAAACAGATAATGGGCTTGAAGTGTTGGTGCATATGGGAATCAACACGGTTGATTTACAAGGAGAACCCTTCACTCTTTATGTCAAACAAGCACAACGAGTGGAACGAGGTCAATTATTGGCAGTTGTTGACTTAGCGATGCTAGAAAAAGCAGGCAAACAAACAGATATGATCGTTGTATTTACAAATAGTGAGAAAGTTGAAAGTCTAACCATTGAAAAAAGACCGCTGGTTGAGGCGAATGAGGTGATTGGACAAGTCCAGTCATTGTGAAGCGTGTGTGAGTAATAAACGAGTGGAGGCCCTAGAAATTTGGCGGGTCTTCACTCGTTTATTTGTTTTGATTTTATTAAACCAATCGAACAGCCGTCCCGCTACAAGTGACCATCAACATCCCATTATCTGAACCTAAGACTTCATAATCCATCTTCATCCCGATGATCGCATTTGCGCCAAGTGCTTCTGCGCGTTGCGCCATTTCAGCTAATGCTTCTTCTCTTGCTGTCAATAATTCCCCTTCATAACTTTTTGAGCGTCCGCCAAAAACGTTACGAATCCCTGCACCTAAATCTTTTAAGACGTTGATTCCCGTAATGACTTCACCAAAAACAATTCCCTCATAAGACTCAATGACTTGATGTTCTACGCTATTTGTTGTTGTAATGATCATTTTGATCACTCCTTTCTTTAAGGAAAGTATAGCAAATATCTCTTTTTAGTCCTATCTTTATCTTCACATAAATAAAAAAACTATCGTTCATTATATCGCATTATTTCCATTACCCATAGGAGTTGATATATACTTAATATAGTATAAAGAAAACCCTTACAAAAAGGGTGCTGAACTGAAGGAGGGGAATTCGTTGAAGAAAAGTATCTTATTGCTTTCTCATAGTAAGAAGGTCACAGACGGCATCAAAGAGATGATTGAACAAATGCAACAAACCGATGACGTAGAAGTATTATCACTTGGCGGAATCGAAGAGGGAGAACTCGGTTCTGATCCGATGAAGATCGTTGATGCCGTCAATCAATCAGCCGATTCAGCTGCTTATTTTGTCTTTGCTGATCTTGGTAGCGCAGTGATGAATTCAGAATTGGCAAAAGATTTATTGGAGGAAGCCCAACAAAAAAACTACTACTTGGTGGATGCCCCCTTAGTAGAAGGAGCCTTTGCAGCTGCTATTACAGCAGGGACAACCGACAATATCGAACAAATCATAGAAGAAGCACGACAAGCAGGGAAGAAAGGGTGGATGTAAATTGAAAAAAATCATGAACGAACCTGGGGATATCGTAGAAGAAATGCTAGAAGGGATCGTAAAGAGTTATCCAGAGCTAGTACATCGTGTAGAAGATTCTCGTGTAATTGCGAAAAATCAGTTGAACGAACAAGTCGGGTTAGTTTCTGGAGGTGGTAGTGGACATGAACCAGCTCACGCAGGTTTTGTTGGAGATGGTATGTTAAGTGCAGCAGTTTTGGGGGATGTTTTTACCTCACCGACACCTGATCAAATCCAACTAGCGATCAAAGAAGCGGACCAAGGACAAGGTGTGTTATTGATCATCAAAAACTATACTGGAGATATATTGAATTTTGAAATGGCAAAAGAGTTAGCTGCTATGGATGAAATTGACGTCGAAGAAGTAGTGGTCGATGATGACATCGCGGTAGAAAACAGCACGTATACGGCAGGGAAGCGTGGCGTAGCGGGGACTATTCTTGTCCATAAGATTTTAGGAGATGCTGCCAAAAATGGCGCGAGCTTGACTCAACTGAAGGAATTAGGAGAGCGAGTGGTTGCTGCGACCAAAACAATTGGTGTCGCATTACGGGCTGCGACTGTCCCAGAAGTAGGGAAGCCTGGCTTTGACCTAAATGAAGACGAAATCGAATACGGTGTAGGGATTCATGGCGAACCAGGTTATCGTCGAGAAAAACTGCAACCCTCTAAATTGTTAGCGAAAGAGTTAGTCACGAAAATTTTGAGTGAATATACTGAAAAACCAAAAGAAGTCGGTGTCTTAGTGAATGGGATGGGTGGTACACCATTGATGGAACAATTTGTATTCATGAATGATGTGTTAACGTTGTTGAATGAAGAACAGGTGGATGTTACTTTCCATAAAGTCGGTGATTTGATGACTTCATTGGATATGCAGGGACTATCATTAACAATGGTTGACTTAACAGAAACCACTTGGAAAGAAGCTTTAACAAGTCACGTAGAAACGATTGCATGGTAAAGGATGATGAAAAAATGAAGTTGACGGTAAAAGAGATCCAAGCTTGGCTTAACCGCTTTGCTGAAGAGATCAAAGAGAAAAAAGCGTACCTAAGTGATTTAGATACCCCCATTGGCGATGGGGATCATGGGAATAATATGGGAAGAGGTGTGACAGCCTATGAAGCAGCTTTTCAACAGGAGGCACCTGACACTATCAGTGATACCTTCAAGATGTTTTCTATGGCAATGATTTCCAAAGTAGGAGGCGCCTCGGGTCCTCTTTACGGTTCTGCGTTTATGAATTTGATGAAAGCAACAAAAGGAGTAGAGCAGATCGATTCACAAGAACAATTAGGTGAGTTCATCCGTGAAGGAGCGAACGGCATCCAAGCAAGAGGAAAAGCGGAACAAGAAGATAAAACCATGTTAGATGTTTGGTTCCCTGTAGCTGAAGCACTAACCGCAGGGAATCTTACGAAAGAAGTAATTGAGCAGGCAAAAGAACACACAGCAGGATTAGTCGCGAAAAAAGGACGTGCTTCTTATTTAGGTGAACGTTCAATCGGACATATTGATCCTGGTGCGGCATCTAGTGCCATCTTGTTTACTACGTTATTAGAAATAATCGACGAAATATAAAAAAAGTTGGATAGAAGGATCTAACCTCGATAAATCAGGCGCCATCCACAGTGGTTTTAACCTTATGTGGATGACGCCTTTTTTAAAACCATTATTTTTTGGTCCGTCCTTTATCCTGTTTAAGGTGAGACAAGTGGTTGTTTGTTAGATATTCCCAATGCCACCGCCCAATTCTGGACGATTGATTTCATCAACCACTGAGACTGTTACCGTTTTTTCGACTCTTGGATCTTCTGTTACGCCAAATGTCACGGCAAATTCGCCAGTTTTGTTTGCTTCAATCGAGGAATGCTTCACGTAAACATTTGCCTTTTGTCCAAGGAGAGTCACGGCATTTGCGCCGGTTGCTTGGATCAGTGAGAGGTCATCCGTTTGACCTAACTGGACAGTTGCATCGAATGCTTGCAAAAAGAATCTGGAAGGAACGTAGTTATCCGAAGTGACGGTAAGATTGACAGTTTTAGTAAATAAACTTGAGTCTCCTTTGAGACCGAATGTAACAGTGTAATTTCCTGGCTCAAACTTGATTGTGGAGTGTTTGATTTCTACAGGCAAGGAATGTCCTAAAATATCAGTTGCCTTGGCATCAGTCATGATGATCAACGTTTGTTCGTCCAATTGGTCGATCGAGACAGTAGCATCCGATGCGTCGACAAAGTAAAGATTTTCTTGCTCGTTCCCTGCGTCATTAGTAACTGTGACTTGGACTGTCTTACGGATCTTTGGTTCTTCTTTGATCCCTAAAACGATTTGATACGTACCAGGGGTATCATTCACTACATTTGATTTCTTGATCACAACATCTACTGGAGAGCCGCCAGAAGTCAGCGCTTGCGCATTTGTTGCTTGAAGGGTAGCTGCTTCATCTACTTGCCCCACCGGAACCGTTGCATCCTCAGCAGTTAATTGATAAATACCATAAGTCGGACAGTCTTCAAGTTTATCGACGATAGTGACTGTGATCTCTTTTTCTACTGAAGACATGATGGTCGTGCCGATCGTTGCTTGATAGATGCCTGGAGTGTCTTGTACATTGGCTGACTTGATGATCGGAGGGACTTCTACGCCAATTGAATTTGTGATGCGGGCATGAGAGGCTGTTTGAGTTATTAACGTAACGACAATTATGTAATTAAAGAAAAAATGGTGCGTGCAATAAGAAGAACATTTTTCAACAGATTGAGCAATGGAATCAATAAAGGCTTCTTCAATTCAATCGATTTCCGCTTAGTTCAAGATTAAAAAACGATGTTATTTTTTGTCGTTCGAATGATCAAGAAAAATTTTTTTGTTGACAAAAAAAACAGTGCGTTCTAAGATAGGAGATAGATGAATAAGGAATTAGACGATGAATAAAACGAAGTAGTGGATAAAGCCAATGTTTCAGAAAGCTAGTGGTTGCTGTGAACTAGTACATGCTTTAGCGCGAATTACATTTTAGGAGTCTATGGCATGAAGCCACGCGACAGCGTTAAATGTTAGAGAGATATGTTTGGAAAACAAACATATAATTTGGGTGGTACCGCGAATTTTCGTCCCTTGACTTGATTGTCAAGGGATTTTTTTGTTGTCTGCCCGGTAATAAATGACATGCTGGCAGGGACCTGCTTTCATAAAAAAAGATATGGAGGGAAATGTTATGAATATTATTGATGAATTAACTTGGCGTGATGCCATTAACCAACAAACCAACGAAGAAAGACTTCGCGAGCTTGTTGAAGAAAAGAGTATCTCGCTTTACTGTGGTGTCGATCCAACAGGAGATTCGATGCATATTGGGCATTTGATCCCGTTCATGATGATGAAAAGATTCCAATTAGCAGGGCATCATCCATACATCCTGATTGGTGGAGGAACTGGAACGATCGGTGATCCAAGTGGACGGACAAGCGAACGTGTTTTACAAACGATGGAACAAGTCCAACATAATGTGGATGCATTATCGAACCAAATGCGCAAACTTTTTGGGAAAGATGCCAATATTACATTTGTGAACAACTATGACTGGTTATCAAATATTTCTTTATTAGAATTTTTAAGAGACTACGGAAAAAACTTCAACATCAATACGATGTTAGCGAAAGATATCGTGGCAAGTCGTTTGGAAGTCGGAATTTCATTTACCGAATTTACTTACCAAATCTTGCAATCGATCGACTTCTTGCACTTACACAGAACATACGATGTGCAATTACAGATCGGTGGAGCTGACCAATGGGGAAACATCACTGCTGGTTTAGATCTGATCCGTAAATTGGAAGGACCAGAAGCGGAAGCCTTTGGGTTGACGATCCCATTAATGCTAAAAGCAGATGGAACAAAGTTCGGAAAAACTGCCGGTGGTGCAATCTGGCTAGACCCTGAAAAAACATCCCCTTACGAATTCTACCAATTCTGGTTGAATCAAGATGATCGGGATGTTGTGAAATACTTGAAATTCTTTACTTTCTTATCACAAGAAGAAATCAATGAATTAGCGAAAAAAGTGGAGACAGAACCTGAAAAACGTGAAGCACAACGCCGTTTGGCAGAAGAAGTGACACGTTTTGTCCACAGCGAAGAAGACTTACAAGAAGCGCAAAAAATCACAGCTGCATTGTTCTCTGGAAATATCAAAGAACTAAATGCGTCAGAAATCGAACAAGGCTTTGGAAACATGCCGAATGTAGAGATTTCAAGTACCCCTGAAAATATCGTGGAACTACTTGTTTCCACAAAAATCGAGCCATCAAAACGTCAAGCGCGTGAAGATGTGTCGAACGGAGCTATAAGTATTAACGGTGATCGCGTAACCGATTTAAATTTTGTCATTGATCCAGCTACAGAATTTGATGGTAAATTCGTAGTGATCAGAAAAGGGAAAAAACGCTACTTTTTGGCCAAAGTAGTTGATTAGAATTTAGTAATTTTTTACCTTGTAAAAGGTCTATTCCATTACAAAATTCCAATTTTTGAAACTTATCCTAATAGTTACGCCGGTTGTCGTTAATACAATCATGAGGAGAGAATTTACATTTGTAAATTCCCTCCTTTTTTTAATTTTTATCAATTGTACCAACAATTCAAACAATTAAAAGCATTAAAATGAAATGAGAAAAATAGGAAAAGTG is part of the Enterococcus mundtii genome and harbors:
- the tyrS gene encoding tyrosine--tRNA ligase — encoded protein: MNIIDELTWRDAINQQTNEERLRELVEEKSISLYCGVDPTGDSMHIGHLIPFMMMKRFQLAGHHPYILIGGGTGTIGDPSGRTSERVLQTMEQVQHNVDALSNQMRKLFGKDANITFVNNYDWLSNISLLEFLRDYGKNFNINTMLAKDIVASRLEVGISFTEFTYQILQSIDFLHLHRTYDVQLQIGGADQWGNITAGLDLIRKLEGPEAEAFGLTIPLMLKADGTKFGKTAGGAIWLDPEKTSPYEFYQFWLNQDDRDVVKYLKFFTFLSQEEINELAKKVETEPEKREAQRRLAEEVTRFVHSEEDLQEAQKITAALFSGNIKELNASEIEQGFGNMPNVEISSTPENIVELLVSTKIEPSKRQAREDVSNGAISINGDRVTDLNFVIDPATEFDGKFVVIRKGKKRYFLAKVVD
- the dhaK gene encoding dihydroxyacetone kinase subunit DhaK, with protein sequence MKKIMNEPGDIVEEMLEGIVKSYPELVHRVEDSRVIAKNQLNEQVGLVSGGGSGHEPAHAGFVGDGMLSAAVLGDVFTSPTPDQIQLAIKEADQGQGVLLIIKNYTGDILNFEMAKELAAMDEIDVEEVVVDDDIAVENSTYTAGKRGVAGTILVHKILGDAAKNGASLTQLKELGERVVAATKTIGVALRAATVPEVGKPGFDLNEDEIEYGVGIHGEPGYRREKLQPSKLLAKELVTKILSEYTEKPKEVGVLVNGMGGTPLMEQFVFMNDVLTLLNEEQVDVTFHKVGDLMTSLDMQGLSLTMVDLTETTWKEALTSHVETIAW
- the dhaM gene encoding dihydroxyacetone kinase phosphoryl donor subunit DhaM; the protein is MKKSILLLSHSKKVTDGIKEMIEQMQQTDDVEVLSLGGIEEGELGSDPMKIVDAVNQSADSAAYFVFADLGSAVMNSELAKDLLEEAQQKNYYLVDAPLVEGAFAAAITAGTTDNIEQIIEEARQAGKKGWM
- the dhaL gene encoding dihydroxyacetone kinase subunit DhaL produces the protein MKLTVKEIQAWLNRFAEEIKEKKAYLSDLDTPIGDGDHGNNMGRGVTAYEAAFQQEAPDTISDTFKMFSMAMISKVGGASGPLYGSAFMNLMKATKGVEQIDSQEQLGEFIREGANGIQARGKAEQEDKTMLDVWFPVAEALTAGNLTKEVIEQAKEHTAGLVAKKGRASYLGERSIGHIDPGAASSAILFTTLLEIIDEI
- a CDS encoding heavy metal-binding domain-containing protein; this translates as MIITTTNSVEHQVIESYEGIVFGEVITGINVLKDLGAGIRNVFGGRSKSYEGELLTAREEALAEMAQRAEALGANAIIGMKMDYEVLGSDNGMLMVTCSGTAVRLV